The window AAATTGCTAGTTAGATGAACTAGCCAATAGAAGGAGGCAAGTCAAATGAAAAAAGTATTAGTGATTGGAGCTGGGTTTGCTGGACTCCGGGCGTGTAAACGACTAGCAAAAAGCAAGCAAGACCTTGAGGTTACTCTAGTCGACCGGACTCCTTACCATTACGATTCCACGCAACTTTATCGCGTGGCGGCGGGCAGCATTGCTCCCGAGAAAATTATGTTCCGGATTGAAGACATCATTAGTCCCAAGATCAAGTTCATTCAAGATGAGGTTCAAGTGATTAATGGGAAGCAAAACACGGTGACGTTGGCTAACCACCGAGATATTAGTTACGACTACCTGTTTAACGCGCTGGGCTTTGAACCAGAAACGTTCAACACGCCGGGAGCAGATACAGATGGGCTCCAAATTAGTAACATTGAAAACTCTAGTCGGGATGCCAAGGCACTGCAGGATTCCTTAGCGAAATATGCACAAACTAAAGATCCAAAGTATTTGAGCATTTTGACCGTCGGTGGTGGTTTTACCAGCATCGAACTGTTGGGTGAATTAGTACATATGGTGCCAACTTGGGCTAAAAAATACGGATTTCAGCCGAATGAATTAAAGATTACCTGTGTGGCGCCCGCCTTTTTAGGGATGTTTAACGAGAAGCAATCTACATATGCAAAGCGATACTTGGAAAAGAAAGGCGTTAACTTTATCCTGGGTTCAAACGTTAACAAGGTAACGGATGATGGGGTTTACTACGGTCAGGATAATCAATTCCTGCCGGCTGCCAACATTTTCTGGACTGCTGGAGTGAAGGGTAGCGACGTTATTGCCGCTTCTGGATACGACCAACACCGTAACCGGGTCGCCGTCAACGACGACATGAGCTTACAAGCTTACCCGAACCAGTACCTCATTGGAGACGTTTCAGCCGTGAAGGACCCTACTTCAGGACAGATGTACCCCACGACTGCGCAAATTTCGATTTACGAAGCTAGTAACGCGGTCGCTAACTTAGAAAATAAGTTAGCCGGTAAGTCCGTGGCACCGTTTAACTACCATTCATTGGGAACGGTCTGCTCACTCGGACCACACAACGCGGTTGCTGATGTTTCGATGTTAGGCCTGAACGTTAAAATTAACGGCTTCATCGCTGCTGTCGTTAAAAACATCATTTTCAAACGTAGTAGTTACGAACTCTCTGGGTTGAAAATGATGCTACAAAGTTAATTGAGGAGAGATGAAAGATGTTCAACATTGGCATGAGCGTGGTTTCATTGGCGCGGTTCCAGTTCGCCATGACCACGATTTTTCACTTTTTCTTTGTCCCGATGTCCATTGGATTAGGATTGTTAGTTGCAATCATGGAGACGATGTACGTCATTAAGAAGAAGCCGATTTACCTCACCATGACCAAGTTCTGGGGCAAGATTTTCTTGCTGAGCTTTGCCGTGGGAGTCGTAACCGGGATTATTCAAGAATTCCAGTTTGGGATGAACTGGTCTAACTACTCCCGTTTCATGGGAGATATCTTCGGGGCTCCGTTAGCCATCGAAGCGTTGCTGGCTTTCTTCCTGGAATCAACCTTCCTAGGGGTTTGGATGTTTACCTGGGATAAAATGAAGCCAGTTTGGCACTCGCTAATGATTTGGTTGGTAGTAATTGGTTCAACATTATCCGCCCTTTGGATCTTAGCGGCCAACAGTTTTATGCAGAACCCAGTGGGGTACAAGATTGACCCCAAAACTGGTCACGCAGTGATGACGGATTTCTTTGCCATCATTAAGAACCAACAACTCTGGTACGAATTTCCCCACGTTATCTTTGGGGCCTTCGTAACGGGGAGTTTCATCGTCGCTGGAGCATCTGCCTGGATGCTTTTTCGGAAGAAATCACCAGCTTTCTTCCGGAAATCAATGCGCCTTGGCCTGATTGTTGGGCTGTTTGGTCTACTCGGCGGATTTGTATCTGGAGACGGCCAGATGCTGTACTTAACTAAGGATCAGCCAATGAAGTTTGCGGCTGCCGAAGGGGAGTACAAAAACGTGAAAAGTCCAGCGGCTTGGAGCGTGGTGCAAATTTCAAATACCAAGGAAAAAACAGCTTCCTATCGAATCGAAATTCCGTACATGTTGGACTTGTTAACCTACCACAAACCGAGTGGAGATATCACCGGGATGGACCAAGTGAACAAAGACCTGCACAAGAAATACGATAAGAAGTTCGGGAAAAACATGAACTACTATCCACCAGTTAACACGTTGTTCTATTCCTTCCGGATTATGGTGGCAGGAGCCGGAGCCCTCGGAATGCTTTCCATTTTAGGACTGTGGTTCTCAAGAAAACGGAAAAATACGATCGTCAAACAGAAGTGGTTACTGCTCCTATTGACCCTCGCCACCTTCGGCCCGTTCTTAATTAACAGTTGTGGTTGGATTGTGACCGAATTAGGTCGGAATCCATGGGTTGTGTACGGATTACTCCCAATCGCGGATGCCGTTTCACCAAGTACAAGTGCCACAGCGGTCTTGTTTACGATTATTGTGTACTTCTTCCTCTTCTCGTTCCTGGGTGCGTTCATGTTTGTCTACGCCAAAAAGAACTTGGAAAAGGGACCAGAAGCCATCGACGATACAATCGAATACGATACGGAAGATCCGTTCTCAAAGGAGGCCTTTAGCAAATGAGTTTCTTACAATTACTATGGTATTTTGTAGTAGGTCTGTTATTTGCCGCTTTCTTAGTGCTAGACGGGGCCGACTTAGGAATCGGAATGGCAACGCGCTTTTTAGCGTTTAACTACGACGAACGGCAACAGTTACTACGCACAATTGGACCTCACTGGGACGGAAACGAAGTGTTCCTGATTGCTGCTGGGGGATCAATGTTTGCCTCGATGCCGATGTGGTATGCGAGCCTCTTTTCTGGTTTCTACTTGCTCCTCTTCTTAGTGTTAATTGCTCTAATTTTTCGGGGAGTTTCGTTTGAATTTGCCGAAAACGCCGAAACCAAAAAGGGCCGGAACGCGTGGATGTGGACGAACTTCTGGGGTAGTTTATGTACGGCCTTCCTGTTTGGAATGCTCTTTACGGCCATGATTCAACCAGTGCCAATTGATGCCCAAGGTAATATCTTTGCAAGCTTTCTTGACGTGGTCAACCCATTGTCACTGCTGGGTGGGGTGGCTTTGACGGCATTGTGTCTCTACCAAGGACTACATTATGCTACGTTACGAACCTCCGGCTTAATGCGGGACCACGCCGCCACTTTGTGTGGGAACTTGTACTGGGCTGCTTACCCGGTAGAAGTGCTCTTTGCGATTGCACTCTACTTTCAAACGGATTTCTTTGTGACCCATCCGCTTGCTACGCTATTCTTCTTAGTGGTAATTGTGGCTACAACCGTGTGGGGGCACATCGCGACGATTCGGGATCGAGAATGGTCGGCTTACATTGCCAGCACAGTCACTTTGGTAGCCCTCGTGGCGTTAATCTTTGTGGGATTGTTCCCGAACGTTTTGATTGCCAGAAATTCGGCCCACACGATTAGCATTGTGTCCGCTTCTGCTACTAGTTACACACTTGGAGTGATGACGGTGGTCTTGTGCATTCTCTTGCCAATTGTGATTGCTTACTTTGCGTGGAGCTACATCTCCCAGTGGCACCGGGTTTCATTACAGGAAGTTCAAGAAGACCAAGACGGTTATTAGACCTCAGTAAGGATTGATAATATGTTTGATCAACAGTTACTATCAATTCCGGGAATTAAAAAATTGATTGGAAAACTTAGCGGGCTTGCCGTGTTACAGGCACTAACCATCGTGTTAGAGGCGGTGTTCTTAGCGCGAGCGCTCGTGGTGGTTTGGCAGCGAGAAAAGATAGCGGCACTAGTGGTGCCGGTGCTATCTTTTTTTGTTTTTTTTGCCCTTCGGTATTTAATTACTCGAATTGAAAGTCAAATTACGGATAATTTTGCTGATCACACGGTTGATCAGTTAAAGGAACAACTCTTACAACAGGAATTTCGCCTGGGACCACGAATGGTAGCTGACGTTGGTTCGGGGCACGTGGCCACGCTGGCATTAGAAGGGCTGGACCAGGTGCAAAATTACCTAGATTTAATCGTGCTGAAAACGATTAACATGGCAATTATTCCTTGGATTATCGTAGCCTACATCTTCTTCGTAGATTGGCTGTCCGCTGTGATTTTGTTACTAATGTTTCCCGTGATTATTTTATTCATGGTTATCTTGGGACTGTCAGCCAAATCTAAATCAGACCAACAGTATGCCGAGTTTAAACAGATGGCGAACGTCTTTGTCGACAGTATTCGGGGACTCAAGACGCTGAAGCTGTTTGGTTTGAGTAAAAAGTACGGTGACAACATCTATCGGGTGAGTGAAAACTACCGGAAAAGTACGATGAGTGTGCTGAAGGTAGCGTTATTGTCAACGTTTGCACTCGATTTCTTTACCACGATTTCGATTGCCATCGTGGCGGTTTTATTGGGGCAGGCTTTAATTGTCGGTTCGATTGGTTTGCTCCCGGCGCTGATCATCCTGATTCTGTGTCCGGACTACTTTTTCCCGGTGCGCGACTACGGAGATGACTACCACGCCACCTTGGACGGAAAGAACGCGCTGACGGAAATTAACCGGATTCTCGCGATTCCTGCTCCGCATAGCGAAGTCCCACTCGTGGACTTTCAGAATTGGGCAAAGGATAGTCAGTTAGACGTGCGCGACTTGAACTTTACCTATCCCCAAGCAGACCAACCGGCGCTATCTGACCTGAACTTTACGTTACACGGCGACTCGAATGTTGGTATTATCGGAAAATCGGGAGCCGGGAAGTCAACACTTCTCAACGTGTTAGGTGGTTGGTTACAACCAGATGCTACTGAAAAAGATCAGCCGTTGGTTGTCGACGGTCAGGACGTGGATAGTCTGGCGCAACCCGCTTGGCAAAAGCACATCAGTTACATTCCCCAGCACCCTTACATTTTTGCTGGTACGATTGCCCAAAACGTGGCTTTTTATAAGCCGGTTGCCGACAAAGCCGCCATTCAACAAGCAGTGCACCAAGCAGGTCTCGACAAGTTTATTGCCGAATTACCGCAGGGATTGGAAACGGTAATTGGTGAAGGAGGCCGGGGAATTAGTGGGGGGCAAGCTCAACGAATTGCTTTGGCACGGGCGCTGCTAGACACGGAACGGACGATTCTATTGTTTGACGAACCAACCGCCCACCTGGATTTGGAAACAGAATACGAATTAAAACAAACCATGACCAAGGTCTTTCACAATCATTTGGTCTTCTTTTCGACCCACCGCTTGCATTGGGTGAGCGCGATGGATTATGTGTTAGTGATGGACCAGGGTCGGATTGTGGAACAAGGAACGCCGGCGGAATTAAAGCAAAAGAATGGTGTTTATCAAGAACTAGTGAATGAGATTCGAGGTGAAAACAATGCAGAATAAGTGGCAACAAGATCAGTGGGTCCGCCCCAACTTAAAACGGTATCGTAAGTTGCTCTGC of the Fructilactobacillus cliffordii genome contains:
- the cydB gene encoding cytochrome d ubiquinol oxidase subunit II; the encoded protein is MSFLQLLWYFVVGLLFAAFLVLDGADLGIGMATRFLAFNYDERQQLLRTIGPHWDGNEVFLIAAGGSMFASMPMWYASLFSGFYLLLFLVLIALIFRGVSFEFAENAETKKGRNAWMWTNFWGSLCTAFLFGMLFTAMIQPVPIDAQGNIFASFLDVVNPLSLLGGVALTALCLYQGLHYATLRTSGLMRDHAATLCGNLYWAAYPVEVLFAIALYFQTDFFVTHPLATLFFLVVIVATTVWGHIATIRDREWSAYIASTVTLVALVALIFVGLFPNVLIARNSAHTISIVSASATSYTLGVMTVVLCILLPIVIAYFAWSYISQWHRVSLQEVQEDQDGY
- a CDS encoding cytochrome ubiquinol oxidase subunit I → MFNIGMSVVSLARFQFAMTTIFHFFFVPMSIGLGLLVAIMETMYVIKKKPIYLTMTKFWGKIFLLSFAVGVVTGIIQEFQFGMNWSNYSRFMGDIFGAPLAIEALLAFFLESTFLGVWMFTWDKMKPVWHSLMIWLVVIGSTLSALWILAANSFMQNPVGYKIDPKTGHAVMTDFFAIIKNQQLWYEFPHVIFGAFVTGSFIVAGASAWMLFRKKSPAFFRKSMRLGLIVGLFGLLGGFVSGDGQMLYLTKDQPMKFAAAEGEYKNVKSPAAWSVVQISNTKEKTASYRIEIPYMLDLLTYHKPSGDITGMDQVNKDLHKKYDKKFGKNMNYYPPVNTLFYSFRIMVAGAGALGMLSILGLWFSRKRKNTIVKQKWLLLLLTLATFGPFLINSCGWIVTELGRNPWVVYGLLPIADAVSPSTSATAVLFTIIVYFFLFSFLGAFMFVYAKKNLEKGPEAIDDTIEYDTEDPFSKEAFSK
- a CDS encoding NAD(P)/FAD-dependent oxidoreductase → MKKVLVIGAGFAGLRACKRLAKSKQDLEVTLVDRTPYHYDSTQLYRVAAGSIAPEKIMFRIEDIISPKIKFIQDEVQVINGKQNTVTLANHRDISYDYLFNALGFEPETFNTPGADTDGLQISNIENSSRDAKALQDSLAKYAQTKDPKYLSILTVGGGFTSIELLGELVHMVPTWAKKYGFQPNELKITCVAPAFLGMFNEKQSTYAKRYLEKKGVNFILGSNVNKVTDDGVYYGQDNQFLPAANIFWTAGVKGSDVIAASGYDQHRNRVAVNDDMSLQAYPNQYLIGDVSAVKDPTSGQMYPTTAQISIYEASNAVANLENKLAGKSVAPFNYHSLGTVCSLGPHNAVADVSMLGLNVKINGFIAAVVKNIIFKRSSYELSGLKMMLQS
- the cydD gene encoding thiol reductant ABC exporter subunit CydD, whose amino-acid sequence is MFDQQLLSIPGIKKLIGKLSGLAVLQALTIVLEAVFLARALVVVWQREKIAALVVPVLSFFVFFALRYLITRIESQITDNFADHTVDQLKEQLLQQEFRLGPRMVADVGSGHVATLALEGLDQVQNYLDLIVLKTINMAIIPWIIVAYIFFVDWLSAVILLLMFPVIILFMVILGLSAKSKSDQQYAEFKQMANVFVDSIRGLKTLKLFGLSKKYGDNIYRVSENYRKSTMSVLKVALLSTFALDFFTTISIAIVAVLLGQALIVGSIGLLPALIILILCPDYFFPVRDYGDDYHATLDGKNALTEINRILAIPAPHSEVPLVDFQNWAKDSQLDVRDLNFTYPQADQPALSDLNFTLHGDSNVGIIGKSGAGKSTLLNVLGGWLQPDATEKDQPLVVDGQDVDSLAQPAWQKHISYIPQHPYIFAGTIAQNVAFYKPVADKAAIQQAVHQAGLDKFIAELPQGLETVIGEGGRGISGGQAQRIALARALLDTERTILLFDEPTAHLDLETEYELKQTMTKVFHNHLVFFSTHRLHWVSAMDYVLVMDQGRIVEQGTPAELKQKNGVYQELVNEIRGENNAE